The Pantoea sp. At-9b genome includes a window with the following:
- a CDS encoding reprolysin-like metallopeptidase: protein MFAFKKKLLVTIIATTLSSSVFAAPQLFSMTKQQVNEPETPLLRSLHDENKSYQLIKINKNILLNKTSSFQFKIGGKNREIEIIANSLERDNLGNRIWKGQSKNNKDTVTFSINDKGINGGISLNDGSYYEIYPVGDGIQALVKIEKSGCHEDDHDAIVDEHSAINQHTEHENLSEHEEPRADTTPARMRVLYLYTNQSRELFEPNPEGYAGYLNNKLNESYANSDTLIQFDVAGVMDAGIDESGIYEMQTQMFTSGTALNKFVLAKQAETHADFVTLLIKESKDACGLAQFGGRTNVVVTGCAVGAGSWALAHEIGHNMGLSHNEDEAGKAPYSYGYKVEGKFRTIMSKACSQQSCGRVNYFSDPLRTYGGLAMGKASTNDAVRYLKEKRFNYSDTFPYWDSQYQLADGELPEHQYFEVSLTERKTNTTLTLDKKIVNPAQWSWPYEIAVAVNGYFPKGMLEAGQIKGGNIIPVSGSSYLNHIWLHQEYKDAYQASVQRKPLRW from the coding sequence GCCGCACCACAACTTTTTAGCATGACTAAACAGCAGGTGAATGAGCCTGAGACTCCATTGCTCAGAAGCTTGCATGATGAAAACAAGAGCTATCAGTTAATTAAAATAAATAAGAATATCTTATTAAATAAGACATCCTCTTTTCAGTTTAAGATCGGAGGAAAAAATCGCGAAATAGAAATCATAGCTAACTCTCTGGAAAGAGACAATCTTGGCAATCGGATTTGGAAAGGTCAGTCGAAAAACAATAAAGATACAGTAACGTTTTCCATCAATGATAAAGGGATTAATGGCGGTATTAGCCTCAACGATGGATCTTATTATGAAATTTATCCGGTAGGGGACGGCATCCAGGCATTGGTAAAAATTGAAAAGTCTGGCTGCCATGAGGATGACCACGATGCTATCGTCGACGAACATAGCGCTATCAATCAGCATACCGAGCATGAGAATCTGAGCGAGCATGAGGAACCGCGTGCCGATACAACGCCAGCCAGAATGCGGGTTTTATATCTTTATACCAACCAGTCGCGCGAATTGTTTGAACCTAATCCTGAAGGCTATGCCGGTTATCTTAATAATAAACTTAATGAAAGCTATGCAAACAGTGATACGTTAATTCAGTTCGATGTTGCAGGCGTGATGGATGCCGGAATTGATGAAAGCGGAATATACGAAATGCAAACCCAAATGTTTACCAGTGGCACGGCGCTGAATAAATTTGTACTCGCTAAACAAGCAGAAACGCATGCAGATTTTGTCACTTTATTGATCAAGGAAAGTAAGGACGCGTGCGGGCTGGCCCAGTTTGGGGGCCGAACAAACGTGGTGGTGACAGGTTGTGCAGTTGGTGCAGGCAGCTGGGCTTTAGCGCATGAAATCGGGCATAACATGGGTTTAAGTCATAATGAAGATGAGGCAGGGAAAGCACCTTATTCTTACGGTTATAAAGTTGAAGGTAAATTCCGAACTATTATGTCAAAGGCCTGCTCGCAACAAAGCTGTGGCAGAGTCAACTATTTTTCTGATCCGTTAAGAACCTATGGTGGTCTGGCAATGGGCAAGGCATCAACTAATGATGCAGTTCGTTATCTGAAGGAAAAGCGTTTCAACTATAGTGATACTTTTCCATATTGGGACAGTCAGTATCAGTTGGCTGATGGTGAACTGCCTGAACATCAATATTTTGAAGTGAGTTTGACAGAACGTAAGACCAATACAACACTGACTCTCGATAAAAAAATTGTTAATCCAGCTCAATGGAGTTGGCCTTACGAGATTGCGGTTGCCGTTAACGGCTATTTTCCGAAGGGAATGCTTGAAGCCGGACAGATTAAAGGCGGCAACATTATTCCTGTCAGCGGGTCCAGTTATTTGAATCATATTTGGCTTCACCAGGAGTATAAAGATGCTTATCAGGCCAGTGTCCAGCGTAAACCTTTGCGGTGGTAA
- the ydiK gene encoding AI-2E family transporter YdiK produces MKNLQRGLDLPQMLFSLMFILIMIVACLWVVQPFILGFAWASMVVIATWPLMIKLQRLLWGRRSLAVVAMTILLLLLFIIPIAVLVNSLIDNSAPVIAWATQGHLAVPQLDWLKEVPMVGDKLFSSYHKLVDGGGSAIMSKLQPYIGRTTGFFVAQAGHFGRFMLHLALMLLFSVLLYWRGEQVGQGIRHFAYRMGGRRGDAAVLLAGQAIRAVALGVVVTALVQGVLGGIGLAISGIPYATLLTVVMILSCLVQLGPLIVLVPAIIWLYWSGDTTWGTVLLIWSCVVGTLDNVLRPMLIRMGADLPMILILSGVIGGLVAFGMIGLFIGPVVLAVSYRLVSVWMHEAPAPDDDPETVVEELTEHDDHSA; encoded by the coding sequence ATGAAAAACCTGCAACGCGGTCTGGATTTACCGCAAATGCTGTTCTCACTGATGTTCATCCTGATCATGATCGTCGCCTGTCTATGGGTGGTTCAGCCTTTTATTCTGGGTTTCGCCTGGGCCAGTATGGTGGTGATCGCCACCTGGCCGCTGATGATCAAGTTACAGCGTTTGCTGTGGGGACGCCGTTCACTGGCGGTGGTCGCCATGACCATTTTGTTACTGCTGCTGTTTATCATCCCAATTGCGGTGTTGGTGAATAGCCTGATCGACAACAGCGCACCGGTCATCGCCTGGGCCACGCAGGGCCACCTGGCAGTACCGCAGCTGGACTGGCTAAAAGAAGTGCCGATGGTAGGTGACAAGCTGTTTTCCAGCTACCACAAGCTGGTGGATGGTGGCGGTTCCGCGATCATGAGCAAGTTGCAACCCTATATTGGCCGCACCACCGGCTTCTTTGTTGCCCAGGCCGGACATTTCGGTCGCTTCATGTTGCATCTGGCACTGATGCTACTGTTTAGCGTGTTGTTGTACTGGCGGGGGGAGCAGGTCGGACAGGGTATTCGCCATTTTGCTTATCGCATGGGCGGGCGGCGTGGTGATGCTGCGGTATTACTGGCCGGTCAGGCCATTCGCGCTGTGGCATTGGGGGTGGTGGTTACCGCGCTGGTGCAGGGCGTGTTAGGCGGGATCGGTTTAGCCATCTCCGGTATCCCTTACGCCACCTTGTTAACCGTGGTGATGATTCTCTCCTGCCTGGTACAACTCGGTCCGCTGATTGTGCTGGTTCCGGCGATTATCTGGTTGTACTGGAGTGGCGATACCACCTGGGGCACGGTGCTGCTGATCTGGAGTTGTGTCGTTGGCACACTCGACAATGTGCTACGACCGATGCTGATCCGTATGGGTGCCGATTTACCGATGATTTTGATTCTCTCCGGGGTGATCGGGGGCCTGGTTGCCTTTGGCATGATCGGCCTGTTTATTGGCCCGGTGGTACTGGCGGTATCCTATCGTCTGGTATCAGTATGGATGCATGAAGCGCCCGCACCGGATGACGACCCGGAAACTGTGGTGGAAGAACTGACCGAGCACGACGATCACTCAGCCTAA